The DNA segment GCCAGGGCAGACGTGGGCCGGCCTGGTGCGCCACCTCACGCTCACGCAGATCTACACCGATGACTTCCTGCTCACCTATCTGCACCACGGCCTGTCTCAGACGTGGAGCCTGGCGGTCGAGGTGTCGTTCTACGCCGCGCTGCCCTTCCTGGCGTATCTGCTGGTGACGGTGCGGTGCCGCGGCGAGTGGCGACCCGGGCGCGTGCTGGGTGGCTTGGCCGCGCTGGCCGCGGTCAGCCCGCTGTGGCTGATCGTCGTGCAGACGACCGACTGGCTGCCGAACTCCGCCACGATGTGGCTGCCCGCGCATCTGGTGTGGTTCGCCGGCGGGATGGCGCTGGCGGTGCTGCGGTCGATGGACGTCCGGTGCCGCGCCGCGACGGCTCTGCCGCTGGCGGCTTTGCTGTTCCTCGTCGTGTCCACGCCGCTCGCCGGGCAGATCACGATGGGACCGGTACCGGTGTGGGCGCCGCTGCTGAAGAGCCTGCTCTACGCGGCCGTCGCCTCACTCGTGGTCGCGCCGTTGGCGCTCGGCGGCGGCGGACGATACGAGCGGGTGCTGGGCAGCAGGCCGATGACGTGGCTGGGTGAGATCTCCTACGAGCTGTTCCTGGTGCACGTGCTCGTCATCGCCCTGCTGCTGCATGTGCTGGACTGGCCCGTGTTCGGGGGTTCGTTGGCGGGGCTGCTCGCGCTGACCCTGCTGTGCGCCGTTCCGGCGGCGTGGGCGCTCAACCGCATCACGCGGCCCACCAGTGAAACTGCGCCCGCGCGCCGCGTTCCGTCCGGCAGCGAATTTCTCGATTCCCCGAGGTTTCAGCACATCGGCGGGTGAGAATCCAGGGGACACCCAGCGGCTCCAACGCGGAGGTGGCCACCATGGTCCGAGCACTCGTCCCCACGATCGCCGCCTCGATCGTCGTCACGGCCGGTTCGCTGGGACTCGCGCCGCCCGCGGCCGCAGGCGAAGCCGAGTACCTCGACCTGCAGCAGTACTTCACGTTCCTGACCGCCGACCAGCTCCTCCGCGAGGGATATTGGTCGTGCCGGGCCGCCGCCAGCGGTATGGGTTCCTCGGAGATCGTTCCGATGGTGCAGCAGCACCTGAAGTACTCGGGCGCCTCGCTGGCGGTCGCCAACAAGATCGTGTCGACCGCGATCGTGCACCTCGACTGCTGACTACCGCTTCTTGAACACCGTCCGGTGCCACTCCTTCTCGGCCACCCCGGTGATGTCGCTCATCACGTGCTTGATGGTGAGGTACTCCTCGAAGGAGTAGTCGCTCATGTCCTTGCCGAAGCCCGACGCGCCGACCCCGCCGTGCGGCATCTCGCTGATGATCGGAATGTGGTCGTTGATCCACACGCATCCGGCGTTGATCTCGCGTGACGCCCGCTGGGCGCGGTAGACGTCGCGGGTCCACGCCGAGGCCGCCAGCCCGTAGTCGGTGTCATTGGCCTGGCGCAGCGCATCGTCGTCGTCGGTGAAGGAGCGGACGGTGAGCACCGGGCCGAAGATCTCCTGGCGGTACACCTCGGACTGCTCGGACACGTCGGCGATCAGCGTCGGCCGGTAGAACGAGCCGGGCAGGTCGGGGGCCGTTCCGCCGGTGACGATGCGTCCGCCCTCGTCGGGCGCCCGCGACACCATGGCCGCCACCTTGTCGCGGTGGGCCATCGAGATCAGCGGGCCGAGGTCGGTGTCGGGGTCCTGCGGATCGCCGACGACGATCTTGCCCATCACCTCGCCGACACCGGCGACGAAGTCGTCGTAGAGGCTGCGCGCGACGATGGCCCGGGTCGCGGCCGTGCAGTCCTGCCCCGAGTTGATCAACGCGCCGGCCACCGCACCCTGGATGGCGGCGTCGAGGTCGGCGTCGTCGAACACCACGAACGGCGCCTTGCCGCCGAGCTCGAGCTGCGTCCGGTGGCCGTGCACCGCGGCGGCGGACATGACCTTGCGGCCGACGGCCGTCGACCCGGTGAACGTCACCAGATCCACGCCGGGATGACCGGCCAGCGCGGTGCCCACGTCGGCACCGAACCCGGTGACCACGTTGAGCACCCCCGGCGGCAGCCCGGCCTCTCCGGCCAGGCGCGCCAGCGTCAGCGTGGTCAACGGCGTCAGCTCACACGGTTTGATCACCACGGTGCAGCCGGCGGCCAACGCAGGCAGCACCTTCCACACCGCCATCTGCAGCGGATAGTTCCACGGGGTGATGGTGGCGACGACGCCGATCGCCTCGCGGCGGATGCTCGAGGTGTGGTCGCCCGAGTACTCGGCGGTGGCCTTGCCCTCGAGATGGCGCGCGGCGCCGGCGAAGAAGTCGATGTTGTCGACGCTGCCCGGCACGTCGAACTCACGGGCCAGCCGCACCGGCTTGCCGGTCTGGCTTACCTCTTCGGCGATCAGCACCTCGGCGTGCTCGTCGGCCAGCTTCGCGAGTTTGGCCAGGACCGCCGACCGCTCGGCGGGGGTCGCGGTCGCCCACCCGGGCAGCGCCGCGCGCGCGGCGGCCACCGCCACGTCCACGTCGGCGTTCGCCGCGCGGGCG comes from the Mycolicibacterium litorale genome and includes:
- a CDS encoding acyltransferase family protein — translated: MLTQSDRVASLTGLRAVAALLVVGTHAAFATGSLTHGFLGYIYARLEIGVAFFFVLSGYLLFRPWVRAAAAGLPAPRVGRYAWRRTRRIMPAYLLTVCTVYIVYLFLADSTPGQTWAGLVRHLTLTQIYTDDFLLTYLHHGLSQTWSLAVEVSFYAALPFLAYLLVTVRCRGEWRPGRVLGGLAALAAVSPLWLIVVQTTDWLPNSATMWLPAHLVWFAGGMALAVLRSMDVRCRAATALPLAALLFLVVSTPLAGQITMGPVPVWAPLLKSLLYAAVASLVVAPLALGGGGRYERVLGSRPMTWLGEISYELFLVHVLVIALLLHVLDWPVFGGSLAGLLALTLLCAVPAAWALNRITRPTSETAPARRVPSGSEFLDSPRFQHIGG
- a CDS encoding DUF732 domain-containing protein, which codes for MVRALVPTIAASIVVTAGSLGLAPPAAAGEAEYLDLQQYFTFLTADQLLREGYWSCRAAASGMGSSEIVPMVQQHLKYSGASLAVANKIVSTAIVHLDC
- a CDS encoding gamma-aminobutyraldehyde dehydrogenase, which codes for MTALVSNALASNSVASSWIDGAPVSTGGGAFQIVNPATGEVVTEYARAANADVDVAVAAARAALPGWATATPAERSAVLAKLAKLADEHAEVLIAEEVSQTGKPVRLAREFDVPGSVDNIDFFAGAARHLEGKATAEYSGDHTSSIRREAIGVVATITPWNYPLQMAVWKVLPALAAGCTVVIKPCELTPLTTLTLARLAGEAGLPPGVLNVVTGFGADVGTALAGHPGVDLVTFTGSTAVGRKVMSAAAVHGHRTQLELGGKAPFVVFDDADLDAAIQGAVAGALINSGQDCTAATRAIVARSLYDDFVAGVGEVMGKIVVGDPQDPDTDLGPLISMAHRDKVAAMVSRAPDEGGRIVTGGTAPDLPGSFYRPTLIADVSEQSEVYRQEIFGPVLTVRSFTDDDDALRQANDTDYGLAASAWTRDVYRAQRASREINAGCVWINDHIPIISEMPHGGVGASGFGKDMSDYSFEEYLTIKHVMSDITGVAEKEWHRTVFKKR